A single genomic interval of uncultured Pseudodesulfovibrio sp. harbors:
- a CDS encoding glycosyltransferase, whose amino-acid sequence MHVYFVNYHHFEGSSGIHIHFLANALERLGVRCTACVPRVAGHVFNCGSPRYDVIGFSALKRKFLFGGGALRKEGAILHAWTPREVVRSCVDAVGKRAGIPYFVHLEDNEQLVFETHMGVSPEDVGQLSWLRRMRMPRAFIHPARYRKFIANAAGVTCIMDSLETGVPESVPAMTFWPSCEPEIFDLPVTPDLGVRRSLGIPESSIVLTYTGNVHAANLGEVKTLYAGIAELNSRGRDVRLLRCGATHAGMDEDVKQASAPFVVELGSLPPQELVRYLAGADILVQPGKPDRFNDFRFPSKVPMFLASGRPVLLPATNIGRHLEHGKECLLLRNGTVEELVQSVERLIAAPALRKEIGAAGRMFARTHLSWEKSAKNVLSFYERCLHE is encoded by the coding sequence ATGCACGTTTATTTCGTCAATTATCACCACTTCGAAGGCTCAAGTGGAATTCATATTCATTTTCTCGCTAATGCCCTGGAGCGCCTCGGCGTGCGTTGTACTGCCTGTGTGCCTCGTGTGGCTGGGCATGTGTTCAATTGCGGTTCCCCTCGATATGATGTCATTGGGTTTTCGGCCCTGAAACGCAAATTCCTGTTTGGTGGTGGAGCGCTTCGCAAAGAGGGGGCGATCCTGCATGCCTGGACACCGCGAGAGGTCGTTCGAAGTTGCGTTGATGCCGTTGGCAAGCGTGCAGGCATTCCCTATTTCGTTCATTTGGAGGATAACGAGCAACTCGTCTTTGAGACGCACATGGGCGTTTCTCCGGAAGACGTTGGTCAGTTGTCGTGGCTTCGGCGGATGCGGATGCCCCGTGCGTTCATCCATCCGGCACGGTACCGGAAATTCATTGCGAACGCCGCCGGAGTGACCTGCATCATGGACTCCCTTGAAACAGGAGTGCCGGAATCTGTTCCGGCCATGACCTTCTGGCCTTCCTGTGAGCCGGAAATATTTGACCTCCCGGTCACGCCTGACCTTGGGGTGCGGCGATCCTTGGGAATCCCCGAGTCGTCCATTGTATTGACGTACACCGGGAACGTGCATGCGGCCAACCTTGGTGAAGTCAAGACTTTGTATGCCGGGATTGCCGAACTGAATAGCCGGGGCCGGGATGTGAGATTGCTCCGTTGCGGCGCCACCCACGCAGGGATGGATGAAGACGTGAAGCAGGCCTCAGCCCCTTTTGTCGTGGAACTGGGGAGTCTTCCTCCGCAGGAGTTGGTGCGTTATCTTGCCGGGGCCGATATTCTGGTTCAACCCGGCAAGCCGGACCGGTTCAACGATTTTCGCTTTCCCAGCAAGGTCCCCATGTTTCTTGCGAGCGGGCGGCCGGTTCTTCTCCCGGCAACCAACATTGGCCGTCATTTGGAGCATGGAAAGGAATGCCTGCTGCTTAGAAACGGAACCGTGGAAGAGTTGGTGCAAAGTGTTGAGCGGTTGATTGCCGCCCCTGCGTTGCGGAAGGAGATTGGCGCTGCGGGGCGTATGTTTGCACGTACGCATCTGAGCTGGGAAAAAAGTGCGAAGAACGTCCTTTCATTTTATGAACGATGTTTACATGAATAG
- a CDS encoding class I SAM-dependent methyltransferase yields the protein MNFDKNAPTYSDELNQGLKLTGESRNYFINARIRLVKAWLEKRKSSVNNVLDFGCGDGSSAHALAGIPDVAEYTGTDTAVEAMNVGKTQLEKTQRSIEISFIETSKVADDSFQLAYVNGVFHHIPVKERLMWIKYLAAKLQDGGYLAFWENNPWNPGTRLLHKLVPFDRDAIFVYPSTGMKLIEQAGLTVLRRSYHFIFPGALKPLRFLEPHLEHLPFGGQYCIFAQKQSAT from the coding sequence GTGAATTTTGATAAGAACGCTCCGACATATTCAGACGAGCTGAATCAAGGACTGAAGTTGACCGGTGAGTCACGAAATTATTTCATCAATGCCAGAATACGCCTTGTCAAGGCATGGCTTGAGAAACGAAAAAGTTCGGTCAACAACGTCTTGGATTTCGGATGTGGAGATGGTTCCAGCGCTCATGCATTGGCGGGCATTCCCGATGTGGCAGAATATACAGGGACAGACACCGCCGTCGAGGCCATGAATGTCGGCAAAACCCAGCTTGAAAAGACGCAGAGATCAATCGAAATCTCTTTTATAGAAACAAGCAAGGTGGCTGACGATTCCTTTCAACTAGCCTATGTCAACGGAGTCTTCCATCACATCCCGGTAAAGGAACGACTGATGTGGATAAAATATCTTGCGGCAAAGCTCCAAGATGGCGGATATTTGGCTTTTTGGGAAAACAACCCGTGGAATCCTGGCACGCGACTACTTCACAAACTGGTTCCTTTTGATCGGGATGCAATATTTGTCTATCCATCCACAGGAATGAAACTCATAGAACAAGCGGGCCTCACCGTCCTCAGACGCAGCTATCACTTCATCTTCCCCGGCGCTCTTAAACCGCTCAGATTTCTGGAACCTCATCTTGAACATCTTCCTTTTGGCGGACAGTACTGCATATTTGCACAAAAGCAGTCAGCAACATAA
- the gspN gene encoding type II secretion system protein GspN, producing MNPLNTVRELFAKSPLLGRLLDFEVTRGMVLAGTGYFLFGLAVFSLVFTARYYVVQTDALVREVVGELDGVTVEFPYLEPQLVPPRVTVEYVRVYHKKTRKPLLILKDTDLRLSLFPLLVGKLSLSATSRAYGGLVDIDLSTGAFFNTDWLSADVRTEMIDLGTIPQIKSFDRSMKGFLTIDASVQGPVNAPLEVEGEVVARLDRLDMENRFPVIKGARLKDFSVNLDCAMEKGVWSFSQLDIVSTDGISLKTAGALSVDANNFQKSTFDMNGKFLGSPKRLATSVLDPKAVAMMKKKQAVPVRLRGSVANPQVMLK from the coding sequence ATGAATCCGTTGAATACCGTCCGTGAACTGTTTGCCAAGTCCCCCCTGCTTGGCAGGTTGCTTGATTTTGAAGTGACGCGAGGGATGGTTTTGGCAGGGACCGGGTATTTTCTGTTCGGTCTCGCTGTCTTTAGTTTGGTGTTTACGGCCCGATATTATGTCGTTCAGACTGACGCTTTGGTGCGTGAGGTTGTCGGCGAGCTGGACGGCGTCACCGTGGAATTCCCCTATCTTGAACCACAACTGGTGCCTCCGCGGGTGACCGTGGAGTATGTGCGTGTTTATCACAAGAAGACGAGGAAACCTCTCTTGATCCTGAAGGATACGGACCTTCGTCTTTCCCTTTTTCCGCTGCTGGTGGGTAAGCTGAGTCTGTCGGCCACGAGTAGGGCGTATGGCGGCCTTGTGGACATTGATTTGTCTACTGGGGCGTTTTTCAATACGGACTGGCTGAGTGCGGACGTTCGGACCGAAATGATCGATCTGGGGACCATCCCTCAAATCAAGTCTTTTGACAGAAGTATGAAAGGATTTCTGACCATCGACGCCTCGGTTCAAGGGCCGGTCAACGCCCCTCTGGAAGTCGAAGGTGAGGTGGTAGCCCGTCTGGACCGGCTTGATATGGAAAACCGTTTTCCGGTGATCAAAGGGGCTCGACTCAAGGACTTTTCCGTGAATCTTGATTGCGCCATGGAAAAGGGCGTGTGGTCCTTTTCTCAGCTTGATATCGTGAGCACGGACGGCATTTCCCTGAAGACGGCTGGCGCGTTGTCTGTGGATGCCAATAATTTCCAGAAGAGCACGTTCGATATGAACGGCAAGTTTCTCGGTTCGCCCAAGAGACTGGCCACAAGCGTGCTCGATCCCAAGGCCGTGGCCATGATGAAGAAGAAACAGGCCGTTCCGGTTCGGCTCCGCGGGAGCGTCGCGAATCCGCAGGTCATGTTGAAATAG
- a CDS encoding glycosyltransferase family 2 protein, which translates to MNSQEHVMRLSTTAIVLVHYGKPETTKRCLERLASVAPESLVVVSNNAGREHAEELASFAENSLEVNSLLTEFEDISESWDKRGGVVVLHNCGNRGFAAGCNSGIRLVRSLGGFNAVWLLNNDTRPEQGAVEALLTTLAASPKSILGATVVHGGEAGQRIQVAGGVQYTPWLSRIEPNHAGTRLEDMAGLSNLPMDYVYGASLFVPMSLFDDIGLLDEKFFLFYEELDLCLRAKAAGYSLGWCRECIVNHDVSASIGRPETASHHQGRTAAYHEARSTFLFTRKHYPWLLPPVLLLRSLLKPALLALRGEWHCIGPALSGLWAGG; encoded by the coding sequence ATGAATAGTCAGGAGCACGTCATGCGCCTTTCGACGACTGCCATCGTGCTCGTGCACTATGGCAAGCCTGAAACGACCAAGCGGTGTCTGGAACGTTTGGCGAGTGTGGCACCGGAGTCTTTGGTGGTCGTTTCCAACAATGCCGGACGGGAACATGCGGAGGAGCTGGCTTCCTTTGCCGAGAATTCTCTCGAAGTGAACAGCCTGTTGACCGAGTTCGAAGACATTTCTGAGTCGTGGGACAAGCGTGGCGGTGTCGTTGTGCTTCACAATTGCGGGAACCGGGGGTTTGCAGCTGGATGCAACAGCGGTATTCGCTTGGTCCGAAGCCTTGGCGGGTTCAATGCCGTTTGGCTTCTGAATAACGATACAAGGCCCGAGCAGGGGGCGGTGGAAGCGTTGCTCACGACCCTTGCAGCATCACCGAAGTCCATTCTCGGCGCGACAGTGGTGCATGGCGGGGAAGCCGGACAGCGCATTCAAGTGGCCGGTGGTGTGCAATATACGCCATGGCTGTCCCGCATTGAACCGAATCACGCAGGGACACGGCTGGAGGATATGGCCGGATTGTCGAATTTGCCCATGGATTACGTCTATGGAGCCAGCCTGTTTGTGCCGATGTCGCTTTTTGACGACATAGGTCTGCTTGATGAGAAGTTTTTTCTTTTTTACGAAGAACTTGACTTGTGCCTTCGTGCGAAAGCGGCCGGATATTCCCTTGGCTGGTGCAGGGAGTGCATAGTGAACCATGACGTCAGTGCCTCCATCGGCAGGCCAGAGACAGCTTCTCATCATCAAGGCCGTACTGCGGCCTACCATGAGGCCCGTTCTACCTTTCTGTTCACACGCAAGCACTACCCATGGCTCCTGCCTCCGGTGCTCTTGCTCCGAAGTCTGCTCAAGCCAGCCCTGCTCGCCCTGCGGGGAGAGTGGCACTGCATAGGCCCTGCATTGTCAGGTTTGTGGGCTGGGGGTTAA